A stretch of the Rodentibacter haemolyticus genome encodes the following:
- a CDS encoding curli polymerization inhibitor CsgI-related protein, with protein MKLPVLAIATLFASTASLAGMVSTSSNMDFLAIDGQKASKSLLKETRSFNVNDTNTHQVVVRVNEIVGGGSSQSLFESNPIIVTFQGSAEDLVISAPSIRSKREAEKFNLAPVITVKTTSGQEIPAKIDILKQEGLFPSANVVSDLAGYNASGAKAAVSSFAATAMPAAPMMATVPAANGKATKGKVVVQGQNVAEQQLQYWFQQADKETQTRFLNWAKSHK; from the coding sequence ATGAAATTACCTGTCCTAGCTATCGCAACATTATTTGCAAGTACGGCAAGTCTTGCCGGTATGGTTTCCACCTCATCAAATATGGATTTTTTAGCCATTGATGGACAAAAAGCAAGTAAATCCCTTTTAAAAGAAACCCGTTCATTCAATGTAAATGACACAAATACCCACCAAGTTGTCGTTCGCGTGAATGAAATTGTCGGTGGTGGTTCAAGCCAGTCTTTATTCGAATCCAATCCAATTATCGTAACGTTCCAAGGTAGCGCTGAAGATTTGGTCATTTCCGCACCAAGTATTCGCAGTAAAAGGGAAGCTGAAAAATTCAATTTAGCCCCTGTTATCACAGTAAAAACGACCTCCGGACAAGAAATTCCGGCTAAAATCGATATTTTAAAACAAGAGGGTTTATTCCCATCTGCTAACGTAGTCAGTGATTTGGCAGGTTACAATGCTTCCGGTGCGAAAGCCGCAGTATCTTCATTTGCCGCCACAGCAATGCCTGCCGCCCCAATGATGGCAACGGTACCGGCGGCAAACGGCAAAGCAACCAAAGGAAAAGTGGTGGTTCAAGGTCAAAACGTGGCGGAACAACAATTACAGTATTGGTTCCAACAAGCGGACAAAGAGACTCAAACCCGTTTCTTGAATTGGGCAAAATCCCATAAATAA